The region GATGTTCCTGCCCGTATTCGTGATGCTTGTGACCGGCATCCTGATGGTCTGCCCGCTTTTCCTCCCCAAGCTCCAGCCCCGCAAGAATCAGCTGCTGAATATCGGCCAGGCAATCCTGATTGTGATTACTTACATCTGCGGTTTCATGTTCATTTCGGACAAGATCCCGTTCATCACCGAATACCTGCTGGTCCTCTGCTCCACCTACCTGGTCGTAGGCTTTGGCATGGGCCTTGTGCAGCGCAAGAAGATTATCGAAGAAGCGAAAGAAGGGAAATAAAATTCTCGCCGTAGCGGTCAAATAACGCTTCTAGCGACATTCGAGGAAGTTCCAGGGTAATGCACTCTGGACTTTTTTGTTTGCCGGGGAGACAAGTTTCCTTGCACCAGGTTCCAAGACTACCCGGCGTGGGGTAACCGATATCGGGCCGCCACGGGAGTCCGAACGTTTCACAAAGGGACTCTACCAAGGGAGTACGCTCGGGAGCATCGACGCAAGCGATTGGTGCATGCATCGAAAGGATGGTGTCGGGCGAAAGTTTTTCAATGAGGTTGAGCAGAGCTACCGTTTCGAGTTCACTCGCAGGAGCGATACCCGGAGAAAGCCTTGTATCGCGAGGAGCTTCCAGAACGGACCTGCAGTAAACCGCCTCGGCACTCCAGTTGGATGTCGGAAAGTTGCGGTTCAGGTCTACCCCGTTCGCGTTACAACGGGTGCCAAGCGTCATGCCGTCGGGATTTGCGCAAAGGACAAAGGCCACGGACTTGAACGGGTTATCGAATGCACGGAGGCAACGACTCAGGAGAAACGTTGTCTCGGGTTCTTCTCCGTGGATTCCAGCGATAACCAACAGACTGCACGGGCCAGTACAGGGAATATAGCGAAGCGCCGTTCCGAGAGCAGAGCGACCGTATTCAGAAAAAGGGAGAAGGAGAGAGGAACGCATAGGAATCTAAGTTCTAAATAAAATAGGGGTAGATGTATTCCTTTGCAAGTTTGTCCAAGTTATCAAGCAGCGCCGACTT is a window of uncultured Fibrobacter sp. DNA encoding:
- the mpaA gene encoding murein tripeptide amidase MpaA, which encodes MRSSLLLPFSEYGRSALGTALRYIPCTGPCSLLVIAGIHGEEPETTFLLSRCLRAFDNPFKSVAFVLCANPDGMTLGTRCNANGVDLNRNFPTSNWSAEAVYCRSVLEAPRDTRLSPGIAPASELETVALLNLIEKLSPDTILSMHAPIACVDAPERTPLVESLCETFGLPWRPDIGYPTPGSLGTWCKETCLPGKQKSPECITLELPRMSLEALFDRYGENFISLLSLLR